From the genome of Diabrotica virgifera virgifera chromosome 8, PGI_DIABVI_V3a:
atgcattgaatcaaaaaaactgtagatatcaaaattgtatcttttagtaacgcaaaccaaattcttttccaataatatctttaagaccaatacaaaccaaGATAAGGCATGTTAAAGTTTAGCTTTTTTCGtgaaatgcataatttgaaatattcaaagccaaataatgggaaaaatttgcatttttcgaggaaaacttaaataatcttttttcaagtatataattagacctttcaaaaaaaataacaaaaagtttatagcatgaaaattaagcgacttataatcaaaaaaatgtcggtacctgcttttctctacgaaaaaatcagtgaataCAACCTCCTAACTACCTttctaattcaaaattggtcttcacctttctgtacttccttttatatttatattattaatacactcaaggagtttgacctatttaaaatgcctaatttttgaaaaatattatatctcactatgtactgattttcagccttagtaaatggatttaattaccttcgtaggaaagcaactttgataccctctcagtaatgagacccctcaaaaatgttttttttttataatttttaaagagctataagactatgtaaattaaattccgtaagatgccttagtctttaattggggcgggtttaaagggctcgaataaggatgtgtttgctggtaaatagaggttttaaacagctatatctggctaactattcactgtaatgaaaatctatgcacagagtaattttattcattaaaaaagctataatttagcagtttataatttttttcatatcttcagtattttcggagatattttgaagtaaatggtgaaaaataccaaattgcaaaaaatcaattttttttaaactccaatttttccaaaattaggcattttaaataggtcaaactccttgagtgtattgataatataaatataaaaggaactacagaaaggtgaagaccaattttgaattaggaaggtagttagggggttgttttcactaatTCTTTCGTAGAGAACAGCAGGTATGgatatttttttgtaagtcgcttaattttcatgctagaaactttttataattttttttgaaaggtctaattgtatacatgaaaaaataatatttaagttttcctcgaaaaatgcaaatttttcccattatttggctttgtttttttcaaattgtgcatttgacgaaaaaagctaacgtttaacatgccgtatctcggtttgtgttggtcttaaagatattattggaaaagaatttggtttgtgttactaaaagatacaattttgatatctacagtttttttgattaaatgcatatttttcgaggtattctcaaaaaaccctctaaaaaagtcgattttttcgtcgaaaaactgttattttcaagcgcgaataactcgaaaaattttagttttacgaagaaaatgtaaaaaacatttttttcttagaatcacatttaccatcgaattacatggttaaaatgtaataaaaaattcccacccccgagatggggtggcaaccacccccaaggttttagcgtatgatagcgacatgatatagaaaattatccttggactattctctaccttctgtgaaaatttcaagtaaatgcatgctggacgaaaaattgcgagccaaaatgcttcatttcctcaatcgactattggggccgaccgaccggctctgtcccatcatacagctgaccgactataataacttttatttatatttaatttagaatgtgtgtactgattttcagccttagtaaatggaaataattaccttcgtaggaaagcaactttgataccctctcaataacccctgttctacgtttcgcttgaccgaccgcagtatgtttctctacacacttacagtaatcaactgtgaaaaatctagctttagtaaattgaaatagatttttcagcgctgcctcttggtctattatattcttattatttttatccACGTATTTTGTTTAATTCTTGTATTTTTCATCTATATCATAGATTTATATTTGATTTTTTACTTTATAATAAAAATTGATGTTTATTAAAAGGCATGCAAGGTATCTCTAATTccaaaatttttacttttagaaCATTCGATCCGAAAATGGCACATAGTAttgatatttattattttactatgaGCCCACCGTCCCGATCTGTGTTGATGCTGATGAGAACTTTGGGCGTCAAACACAACATAAAAATTGTCAATGTACTTAACGGAGAACAAATGAAACCCGAGTTTCTTaaggtaataaaaaaattatagtatcTTTTGGTATTAGTATATTTATAGTCTTTacgtataaaaaatattaatacacaTCAATTTGAATGTTTGAATGACCGAGGTCACGGcttacctcatttgaaaggtcttcTAATCGGCTTTGCAATGTATTTCTACAGGGTTAACCAAAATTATGTATTTAGTTAAGTATGATGcaaaagtatggaacaaattcatCATTTCAGATCAATTCACGTCAATTTTAATCTTTTAATGGCCCTAATAATTGTTATATATGTGTTTTGCTTTACACCATCAGTGTTGACGTAACGATTTAATCTCCTAATAGCCTTTGCAACGATGCAtttatttgaataattatttCTACAGTGTTAACCAAAATTGTTGGTTTATTATTGCAATTAACTTATTATAAATGTTTAGtaatatacaataaaattataagaaataTTGAAATTTACGACCTTCAGCAATGATGCAATGAGAAAGGCGGGCAGTAAATTCTTTCCTAACGTAATTTAATTTAGAGAATGTTTTAGGATTTTTTAAAGTCGCAtgtttctgaaataatgaatGTTTTCCATACCTTTGCATCATACATTTCCATACtctatacagggtgggccaaagaaaagagtccacctcgatatatGGCAGTAGTTATAAGATTTCAAGGAAGTCCCGAAAtgggtcaatttttatttttatatttcaattttttggcatattatatttcatactagtgacgtcattcctctgagcgtgatgacataatcgatgatttttttaaatgggaataggggtcgtgtggtagttcatttgaaatggtgttcaattctctattcagtaatataaacgttaatgtcattatttatacagggtggccaaaaaataatttttggattaaattaattgactcaaaaagaagaatgtatgtgtaatttatttaacttaaaatatattgtattgctgtcagaaaatagaaaaacatctttatttcacaaataaacatttcttttcgcttaaattaaatcacaaacagcctcccacctacctcttggcagtttgaacatttaatttaagcgaaaagcaatgtttatttgccaaataaacatttttttctattttatgatggcaatagaatgtattttgagttaaataaattatatacatgcATCTTTTTGCGCCATTTACACACGACCCTtaattcccatttaaaaaaaattatcgattacatcatcacgcccagatgtatgacgtcactagtatgaaatatatatcttcttcttctttaagttccatcttctatcgaaggttggaaatcatcatggcaatgcggaccctgttgactgccgctctaaatagctctgcactactgcattcgaactatcccgtaagttcttaagccaggatgttcttcgtcttcccacttTTCGCTTttctcggattttgccttgcataataagttgtaataatgagtatttttgccctctcatcacatgtcccaagtattcaagttttcgtcttttgatagtattatttccggttgatttcctatccttctagttacttccacgttcgacattctttgaatccatgatattcgtaggattcttctgtaacaccaaaattcaaaggcggccaacttattcaaatggacttgtttcaacgtccacggTTCCAAGCtctaaagaagagtagagaacacgtaggtaacatcgaagcatccttaggcgtagttctaaccttatattccgacaacaaagaaactttttaagtttaatgaatgatgcacgtgctatttcaatacgtgtcttaatttctttggtttggtctacatttgatgttatccatgttcctaagtatttgtagttatccacactctcaattacagtatcttcaatagttaattggatatTTGCATGTGCCGATttagaaatatatatcaaaatattgtaatttaaaaataaaaattgacttgttttagcacttccttaaaatctaataactactgccaaatatcgaggtggattcTTTTCtatggcccaccctgtataaattgttAGTTGCACTTATCGCACAACATTTTTTAACACAGTTTATAGAATATAATAACCACAATTTTACAATTAACGATCTGAAAATTCTTAAATGAATCAATTGCTTTTAATGTTTCTAACTCAATTGTCTATTCTAGATAAATCCTTTACATACTATCCCCACAATCAACGACAATGGCTTTATTTTATCTGAAAGGTAAGTGTACattaatttaatatacagggtgtttcattgggaaacggaaatacttgaatggtggttagaggtcactgaggcggttctagatatacatTTATTGCCCCATCGATTTTTATTACCGAATAACAAGATGTTTTATCGATTTGGCTCATTTCTTTctagacccataactttagaaccaccttgtatatttttttgatatttggtaaaCATATGTCTaacagataaagagataaaatgtagaatcgagatagcccgcacgacatttttaaaaatgaggtcattcttctgtaatgataccttgcaacttcaacttcgaaagcgcatgattaaatgctacatttggtcagtcctcttgtatggtgtcgaagcatggacattaaaaatatccaccattaaccgtttggaggcctttgaaacgtggctgcacagacgtattctaaaaataccatggacggctatgctgacaaatgtgacagtccttaagagagcaaatgctacccgcgagctgcttgataacatcaaatatagaaagatggcccattttggacacgtagtaaggggagaccggtataatattcttcaacttattatgatgggtaaaatcgacgGACGCAGaagaattggtagaaagcaggcctcttggttgaagaatatccgggagtggacaggaataaagaaagcagaacacctatttagagtagctcgagacagagacagtttcgccatgttaatcgccaacgtcaaggggacttgatagggcacgttaagaagaagaatgtctAACTTAGACCCCAAACCATCCAACTACTAATCgcaagaaaaatccaggttcggattaataaaaaatataaattcattgtgacctttaaacaacaccctgtacatcgaaattttcaaaacccgtttgcatatttgaaaagagcacaaaaactaagtttaacggttggcttcaattttttggccaggcaatttaatgactttaattttgaaattatattgaaatttttaagaactctgagattaaaaagcaggtataattaacttttaataataaattattaaagttaatgaataaatatatccattttaaaaataatcaataatatTTACTACATTGGACCGATCCACTTCGTAATAACAAGAAagatccaggtccggattaacaaaaaaatataaagtaggTAATTGTGGCCTTCAAACAACACCCTGTaggtatattgaaatttttaaaatccaTTTTCACATTTGAAAAGATCACAagaaactaagtttaatggttcgcttcaattttttgttCAGAATTATGTCGAATTTTTTGTTAGTTCTcagagtttttaaaaatttctacataatttcaaaattaatgtcattaaatagTCTGCGCAAAAGAttgaaaatgaatactttatatttttttgttaatccggtcCTGGATTTTTCTTGTTATTACTAAGTGGGTCATTCCAATGTGGTAAAAAAGTAttgatgatttttaaaatgagtatttattcattaattttaataatttattattaaaagttaatattacctgctttttaatatcagagttcttaaaaaaatcaATGTGGAGAATAGTTATTGGACAAAAAACGAAATCGCGTTcgttcgtgtttttttttcattcgttttttgaatatatttttgtcaaaatatttatttttcactttataAAGTGACATTTCGATAGAAAATTTAAATTAGAACTTTACTGTGGATGTATGTATGTGTACGAAAAGTGCATAGAATTCATCCTAATGCACTAAACATGCAACATGCactatgaaacaataaaacccatTTAAAGTTTTAGTTACTTTTAGCCCTCGTTTTTTGGACATTAAACAATAGCCTACTACGGTATTCTCCGATGATCTTCTACGCGAGTAGTTGTAGGCTATGGTTAGGTATTTACGTTTACATTACCGTTTTGTTTTATAATTGTTTATGAAGATCCACTCTCCCTCTTCTATCTATTTTCTAGTCTTATATAAGTATCCATCATGATCATCATTAGCTCTACGACCCCCGATTGGTCTTGGCCTGTTCTAGAATCAGCTTCCGTTTCTTCgtatccttcgccttggttttccaatttcgtacttctaacactcgcaagtcgtcttccacctgatccttaaatcgtgctctggTTCTGCCTCTTTTCCTCAGTTCATCcagtctttggttataaatgtgttttgataGCTCCATCCCATAGCCACCGCAGCCTGTTTAATTTTATGGACCTACCAATATTAGGTTCACTAATAAGGtggtaaagctcaaaattatagcaTATATGCCATAATCCGTTCTCCTTCCCTCCTTTATAAATATGTCCGAATACTTTACGTTCAAAACAGTCTAAACGTTCTTCATAGCTTTTTATCATCGTCCACGTTGCTGACTCGGAAGTGAGAACGACTTGATAAGAGTTTTGTACCTATATCAATATTTTCGCTATTTTTGTGACTATGTTTGATGTTGGAAGTTTCTTTAATCTATAGTCTATTTGATAACTAGGTATATACTATGTATATTGATTTCTATGTTACTTTGTTCTGCAGTTACTGTGTTACTTTGGGTGATTAGTGAGCATATACTCTCTTACTTCTTTTAAAGTATAATATGTGTGTTCCAACTGATAGATCTTCATGTTTTGCTACTTGCAAATTGTTTGTTACCttcatatacagtggaaccccgataagtcggccctcgataacccggaagtccggctaacccggaccgattttcatcagataaacattttgattttcagtattttgtattttgacgacacccgatttgggcgtcgaaatgttaataaaattatttttcaatttaattgtggcttatttcctatcaaaatacatagttaattatcagataaacatttcagcaataaaaatgtatgcaatataatatttgagagataatgtgtatttgtgtaatttgaactatacgatagtaaaaatgactcatggcacacgccgcgccggcagaaacaacagacacctgtctgtacATAGTATTCCTTTATATATTTCAAACAGCATTGTTTATAAAGACTAAAAGACtacctatttaaaaaattctttttcaaacaatggtctttattttcactgttcttaaataacatcaCATCGATTGTGactattgtgtgtagtacagtcttgtatatTGTTcacttccgtttgcttacgtttgtgtttgcgtgtttttagtaatttagatgtgtaggtactgtgcatacctatttatatacatatatttcatgttatttcaattctaacggagtttatctgtaagtataccgtattttattaatttttaccatattctccggctaacccggattttcgataacccggattttcgataacccgggtcggccgcggtcccgattaatccgagttatcgaggttccactgtactttgtTTTACTAATATTAACGTGTAGCCCCATTCTTTTTGCTGCTGCTTCTAACGCCGTGAACGATTGGACCAGGGCCGCCTTTCTTCTTGCTACGTTGTACACTTCTATTAATAATGGAGGGAAAGAGATGTATTAAAGTGGAGGGAAAGGGATGGATTGATCGAAAGAAATTTTCATGAATGTGTAATATTAGCCAATGGTGTGGTACTACaatagaagaattatttcgcgtagCAGTCGATAAAGAAAGGTGTCAGGAAATTGTAAAGATGATACCGGCTAaggtctgaatacggacacgacATCTAAAGAAAAAGATTAATAATGGTTTTTCTTGTTATTATTCCAGATTCTCTAATAATTTTCTCTGGGGCAATGTTGAATAGAACGAACGATAGGTTTTTTCCCTGTCGAAGGCCTATTTGTTTCTGAAAAATTCTTGATACTCCTGTTTCGCACTCTAAACTTACACTCGACTGTTGAGAGGGTTGCTTTCACCAATTTCACTAAGCGTATTGGGATTTTGAATATTCTATCATTGCTTTGGATAGTGCATTTGTGTCTACACTGTCATAGGCACATCTAAAGTCCACAAACAAATGGATATCAATTTCATACTCATATGTTTTCCCAAAGCTTGTATTGGAAGGAATATTTGATTAATCTTATAGTTGACTTTTCTTTGTGGAACCCACATTGGTATTACCTATTTGTCTATTATGTTGTCACAATATCCTGTTAGTCGATCGTTAAGAATGTAGGCCAGTATTTTGTAGGTCACGTTTAGGAGGGTAATTCCTCCTTATAGAAGTATTACAAAATTGATTTTTACCAAAACTAATGTTTAAACTAATCTAGTATACCTAAAAGTACACGTCAGCAGATACTTTATTATTAATATACCGTGTAATTTTATCCTATAATAGGTGTTTTAAAGTTTTtccttatgtattattaatattagaaATGAAATACTGTTAATAATTATGACCTGTGTTTTTCAGTATTGCAATATTGAAATATTTAGTAGATCAATACGGAAAAGATGACAGTTTGTATCCAAGAGACAGCAAAAGAGGAGCAATCGTTACTCAAAGGTTAAGCTTCGCAAATACTACACTATTTCCCAGATTTATATCGACACACGTAAGTTCCATTACACaaaaccaaacttatatggaat
Proteins encoded in this window:
- the LOC114332805 gene encoding glutathione S-transferase 1-like, with translation MENEGVVPLNTKTFDPKMAHSIDIYYFTMSPPSRSVLMLMRTLGVKHNIKIVNVLNGEQMKPEFLKINPLHTIPTINDNGFILSESIAILKYLVDQYGKDDSLYPRDSKRGAIVTQRLSFANTTLFPRFISTHIVLLFGGSVSDDDKKKFNDALEYLDNILSDSKWMAGENMTVADFAMIGILSNVEAAGVYDLTSFNDLWQWYEKMKTSLSSYGYEDIMQAGADAFGHMIKNKINS